In a genomic window of Spirosoma agri:
- a CDS encoding ZIP family metal transporter, with protein sequence MVGTVQMIQWAIWGHSGLAGLAVCGISLIGGLAYLMPSSVLRRLLPLGISLSTGVLVGDAFLHLIPESLERIGSTQLVMLGIVSGIVLFFNLEKLIRWRNHRHRSGSSAVKPLATMNLVGDALHNFIDGTLIAGSFLVSPTAGWATTAGLLLHELPQEVGDVGTLLYGGFTLRRALFYNLVSALTCLLGIGAVLVTGLWLDEYLIYSLPIAAGGFIYIAASDLIPELHRLQQSAQSWWQSAFMLLGIGLMLWLAMME encoded by the coding sequence ATGGTAGGTACAGTCCAGATGATTCAATGGGCGATTTGGGGCCATAGTGGTCTGGCTGGTCTGGCGGTGTGCGGGATTTCGCTGATCGGTGGGCTGGCGTACCTAATGCCTTCGTCCGTTTTGCGTCGGCTATTGCCCCTGGGAATCAGCCTCTCAACCGGAGTTTTGGTAGGCGATGCGTTTCTGCACCTTATTCCCGAATCGTTGGAGCGAATTGGAAGCACGCAACTGGTGATGCTGGGAATAGTAAGCGGTATCGTCCTCTTTTTTAATCTTGAGAAACTGATTCGCTGGCGTAACCACCGGCACAGGTCGGGAAGCTCAGCGGTAAAGCCTTTGGCGACGATGAACCTAGTAGGCGACGCGTTACACAATTTCATCGACGGGACGCTGATTGCGGGTAGTTTTCTGGTCAGTCCGACCGCCGGGTGGGCAACAACGGCCGGTTTGCTGCTGCACGAACTACCGCAGGAAGTCGGCGACGTTGGCACACTGCTATACGGCGGCTTTACCCTTCGTCGCGCTTTGTTCTATAATTTAGTGTCAGCGTTAACCTGCCTGCTCGGAATTGGTGCGGTGCTGGTTACGGGATTATGGCTCGATGAGTATCTGATTTACAGCCTGCCAATTGCCGCCGGGGGATTTATTTACATTGCCGCCAGTGACCTGATCCCCGAACTGCACCGGTTACAGCAATCAGCTCAGTCGTGGTGGCAGAGCGCGTTCATGCTACTCGGTATTGGGCTGATGCTGTGGCTAGCCATGATGGAATGA
- a CDS encoding TonB-dependent receptor, protein MKTYKLLIAFGLWVGVACWVTAQSTKQGLVFDALTKEPLPGVTLMWPDGKSGVVTDASGRFLLPANFTKLVVSAVGYRRQEVAVTAGQSVRIALEPAVEDLQTVVVTGNREAALRTETPMAISKLSPKLIDETKPTSIYEVINKTPGVLMVNLNNEQHMMAIRQPMTTNAYFLYLEDGVPIRPMGVFNHNALLEMNQFTVSSIEVVKGPVSSLYGPEAVGGAVNFITQRPTAVPTVRVGIQADQWGYQRLQVGAGARQGKFGIYLGGFVSRQRNSWLASSDYDKASYFARLEYAFTPSTRLTGTFSYNDYDSQTSGSVDSTAFFARQYASTTDFTYRKTRSVRSRLTLEHTWKAGSSGVSAQSFLTAFVRNNSIGQNPTYSIRWVSGASTATGQINSNDFRSYGFIAQHTQPLNFLNSKLIVGATLDLSPNTYYAYQTDLAAELRPDKKSVLKYTQLRERPDIQLANYQADIHNTAAYLQYDLEPLRKLHLSAGLRYDRMAFDYTNALDNSSGGKAYSQATPKLGATYDLGNGKGLYASYSQGFSPPALTSVFLKRTTPTASGDLFYYNLQPAQFNNVEIGGWASLLNNKVYVDGALYQMNGTNELLNIRQPDNSFDYQSAGRTRHRGVELGVTYRPSKQVFFRFGGTHAVHQFVEFTLSQRQTDAVQNVNGKDMPSAPRTLWNTEVSYYPTWLKNFRTSVEWQHVSGWYQNQINTVSYGGYDFANVRVGYQWKGIELFSNVLNVTNALFATNATRGNNATDRTTYTPAAPRTFVVGIQYSFSGK, encoded by the coding sequence TTGAAGACCTATAAATTGCTCATAGCCTTCGGCTTATGGGTTGGTGTTGCCTGTTGGGTAACTGCCCAATCAACTAAACAAGGGCTCGTTTTTGATGCCCTGACCAAAGAACCGTTACCGGGGGTGACCCTGATGTGGCCAGATGGGAAATCGGGTGTTGTAACGGATGCCAGCGGACGGTTTCTGCTACCGGCCAACTTTACCAAACTAGTTGTTTCAGCCGTTGGCTATCGTCGGCAGGAGGTAGCCGTAACGGCTGGCCAGTCCGTACGTATCGCGCTCGAACCCGCCGTTGAAGACCTGCAAACAGTGGTGGTAACGGGAAATCGGGAAGCAGCACTGCGTACCGAAACGCCGATGGCCATCTCAAAACTTTCGCCTAAGCTGATCGACGAGACAAAGCCAACGAGTATTTATGAAGTGATCAACAAAACGCCGGGTGTGCTGATGGTGAACCTCAATAATGAGCAGCACATGATGGCGATTCGCCAGCCAATGACGACCAACGCCTATTTCCTCTACCTAGAAGATGGCGTACCGATTCGGCCAATGGGGGTATTCAATCATAATGCCCTGCTCGAAATGAATCAGTTTACGGTCAGCTCGATCGAAGTGGTCAAAGGACCGGTATCCTCGCTGTATGGACCGGAAGCGGTTGGCGGAGCGGTAAACTTCATTACCCAGCGGCCAACGGCGGTCCCGACGGTTCGCGTGGGCATTCAGGCCGACCAGTGGGGATACCAGCGACTTCAGGTTGGGGCAGGGGCCCGGCAGGGTAAGTTCGGAATCTACCTGGGAGGTTTCGTATCCAGACAGCGCAACTCGTGGCTGGCCAGCTCCGACTATGATAAAGCGTCGTATTTCGCGCGTCTCGAATACGCGTTTACGCCAAGTACGCGCCTGACCGGTACGTTCTCCTACAACGACTACGATTCCCAAACCAGCGGTAGTGTTGACAGTACCGCTTTCTTTGCGCGTCAGTACGCCAGCACGACTGATTTTACGTATCGAAAAACGCGTTCTGTACGCAGTCGCCTGACGCTCGAACATACCTGGAAAGCCGGTTCGTCCGGTGTATCGGCGCAATCGTTTCTGACCGCTTTCGTGCGGAATAACAGCATCGGCCAAAACCCGACGTATTCGATTCGATGGGTGAGTGGTGCATCGACGGCAACGGGCCAGATCAACAGCAATGATTTTCGGAGTTATGGCTTCATTGCGCAACACACGCAGCCACTCAATTTCCTGAATAGCAAGCTCATCGTCGGGGCCACGCTCGATCTGTCGCCCAATACGTATTACGCCTATCAGACTGATTTGGCCGCTGAGTTACGGCCCGACAAAAAATCGGTGCTCAAGTATACTCAATTGCGCGAGCGGCCCGACATTCAGTTAGCCAACTACCAGGCCGATATTCATAACACGGCTGCGTATCTGCAATATGATCTGGAACCCCTGCGCAAACTACACTTGTCGGCCGGACTTCGCTACGACCGGATGGCGTTCGATTATACCAACGCGCTGGATAACAGTTCGGGCGGTAAAGCCTACAGTCAGGCAACCCCCAAACTTGGTGCAACCTACGATCTGGGTAACGGAAAAGGACTGTACGCCAGCTACTCGCAGGGTTTTTCTCCCCCGGCGCTTACCTCGGTGTTCCTGAAACGGACCACGCCGACGGCTTCCGGTGATTTGTTTTACTACAATCTCCAGCCCGCCCAATTCAACAATGTTGAGATTGGTGGCTGGGCTTCCTTACTGAACAATAAGGTCTACGTTGATGGTGCGCTCTACCAGATGAACGGGACTAACGAACTGCTCAACATACGCCAGCCCGATAACTCGTTCGATTACCAGTCGGCGGGCCGTACCCGTCACCGGGGCGTTGAACTTGGGGTAACGTATCGTCCGTCGAAGCAAGTGTTTTTTCGCTTTGGGGGAACTCATGCCGTTCACCAGTTTGTCGAGTTCACGCTTAGCCAGCGACAAACGGATGCGGTGCAGAATGTGAATGGAAAAGACATGCCATCGGCTCCCCGGACGCTGTGGAATACGGAAGTCAGTTACTATCCGACCTGGCTCAAAAACTTCCGAACGTCGGTGGAATGGCAGCACGTATCGGGCTGGTATCAGAACCAGATCAATACGGTCAGCTACGGTGGTTATGACTTTGCCAACGTGCGCGTAGGTTACCAGTGGAAGGGTATTGAACTCTTTTCGAACGTGCTGAACGTAACCAATGCGTTGTTTGCCACAAACGCGACACGGGGTAATAACGCCACCGATCGCACGACGTATACCCCGGCCGCACCGCGCACGTTTGTGGTTGGTATTCAATATAGTTTTTCCGGAAAATAA
- a CDS encoding acyl-CoA thioesterase → MGIDQTDSVAERILTAETRIFKAVFPSTTNHYDTLFGGTALQLMDEVAFITATRFSRKRMVTVSSDKINFTKSIPAGTIIELVGRVDHVGNTSIRIAVEIYVEEMYSMERHQAIHGTFTFVALDEDKKPIRIL, encoded by the coding sequence ATGGGCATTGACCAGACAGATTCTGTTGCTGAACGAATTCTAACCGCCGAAACGCGCATATTCAAAGCGGTATTTCCCAGTACGACGAACCACTACGACACGCTTTTTGGCGGAACGGCGCTGCAATTGATGGACGAAGTGGCCTTCATTACGGCTACCCGGTTCTCACGCAAGCGAATGGTAACGGTGTCGTCCGATAAAATCAATTTTACGAAATCAATCCCGGCCGGAACGATCATTGAACTCGTTGGGCGCGTCGATCACGTCGGAAACACCAGCATTCGCATTGCCGTCGAGATATACGTCGAAGAAATGTATTCGATGGAGCGTCATCAGGCCATTCACGGTACGTTTACGTTCGTGGCACTTGACGAAGACAAAAAACCAATCCGCATTTTGTAA
- a CDS encoding PAS domain-containing protein has protein sequence MTHGLLPFNRQKALTTVNMDFCGVYDKQLSKQPQPVFTTPLWGGWEFRPKPDLLAGTAGWMALAKSHDWDLPAAIRHDLLSGDWAVVVTDLQQIIQYVNPQFERMTGYGSHETVGRRPDFLQGTSTDPVSKQRIRKGLERKKIVIERVLNYRKNQDAYWCHIVIRPIVNRQKQIVNFIAFEQETEFDESVIGH, from the coding sequence ATGACTCACGGCCTTCTGCCGTTCAACCGGCAGAAGGCTTTAACTACCGTTAACATGGACTTTTGCGGAGTATATGACAAGCAGCTTTCGAAGCAACCCCAGCCCGTCTTTACTACGCCTTTGTGGGGTGGCTGGGAATTCAGGCCAAAACCGGATCTGCTGGCAGGCACCGCAGGCTGGATGGCGCTGGCCAAGTCACATGACTGGGATTTGCCCGCTGCCATTCGTCATGATTTACTCAGTGGTGACTGGGCGGTTGTCGTAACCGATCTGCAACAAATCATTCAGTACGTCAATCCACAATTCGAACGGATGACGGGTTATGGCAGCCACGAAACCGTTGGCCGACGACCCGACTTTTTGCAGGGTACATCGACCGATCCTGTGTCGAAACAGCGGATTCGGAAAGGGCTGGAACGGAAAAAAATAGTCATAGAACGAGTACTCAATTACCGCAAGAACCAGGACGCGTACTGGTGCCATATCGTTATCCGACCGATCGTGAACCGCCAGAAGCAGATCGTTAATTTTATCGCTTTTGAACAGGAAACCGAATTCGATGAGTCAGTTATCGGCCACTAG
- a CDS encoding cysteine-rich CWC family protein — protein sequence MSQLSATSKHEHTACPRCQRTFECRVGSINLCQCQTLTLTEEQRHYVSSLYQGCLCADCLHSLRTDYNQLTHQTKVNQLLHGH from the coding sequence ATGAGTCAGTTATCGGCCACTAGCAAGCACGAACATACGGCTTGCCCCCGTTGCCAGCGCACGTTCGAATGCCGCGTGGGTAGCATTAACCTGTGCCAGTGTCAGACGCTTACGCTGACCGAAGAGCAACGGCATTATGTTAGCTCACTGTATCAGGGGTGTCTCTGCGCCGACTGTCTGCACAGCTTACGAACGGATTATAACCAACTTACTCACCAGACTAAGGTAAACCAATTACTGCATGGGCATTGA
- a CDS encoding GTP-binding protein codes for MASQPISSEVRKAIDPRLPVTVLSGFLGAGKTTLLNHILHNRQGLKVAVIVNDMSEVNVDAELVRQEGTLSRTEEKLVEMSNGCICCTLREDLIIEVEKLANEGRFDYLLIESSGISEPLPVAQTFTFQSDDSVADAQKVDLSRFARLDTLVTVVDAFNFPRDFGSIDTVNDRELNRGAGPSDATDTRTIVNLLTDQIEFADVIILNKTDLLSRQQVGELKAILHTLNPKARLIESQFSKVDPAEILNTGRFNFDEASQSAGWIQELLNQKNGQGHTPETEEYGISSFVFRDRRPFHPVRFWHYLSENFPAGIMRSKGLFWLASRPNDALNFSQAGGSLRAEAAGVWWASMPFSQRVQYGSFLENQKSIESRWHKRFGDRQNELVIIGQDLNADRITNELQDCLCTELELKHMEMGGIFKDPFPVWK; via the coding sequence ATGGCAAGTCAACCTATCTCCTCGGAAGTACGTAAGGCAATTGATCCGCGCTTACCGGTTACGGTATTAAGCGGTTTTCTGGGCGCTGGAAAAACTACACTGCTCAATCATATTCTTCACAACCGGCAGGGCCTCAAAGTCGCGGTTATTGTGAACGACATGAGTGAGGTCAACGTCGACGCTGAACTCGTTCGGCAGGAGGGAACCCTGTCGCGGACGGAAGAGAAGCTAGTGGAGATGTCGAATGGCTGCATCTGCTGCACCCTGCGTGAAGATTTGATCATTGAGGTTGAAAAACTGGCGAACGAAGGTCGGTTCGATTACCTGCTTATTGAGTCATCAGGTATTTCGGAGCCCCTGCCCGTCGCCCAGACGTTCACGTTTCAATCCGATGATTCGGTAGCGGACGCGCAAAAAGTCGATCTGTCGCGCTTCGCTCGGCTGGATACGCTTGTGACGGTAGTCGACGCCTTCAATTTTCCCCGCGACTTCGGCAGCATCGATACCGTTAACGACCGTGAATTGAACCGGGGCGCCGGACCGTCAGACGCGACCGATACCCGAACCATTGTCAATCTGCTGACGGATCAGATCGAGTTTGCCGACGTCATTATTTTAAACAAAACGGATCTGCTTAGCCGCCAGCAAGTGGGTGAACTAAAAGCGATTCTGCATACGCTTAACCCTAAAGCCCGGCTGATTGAAAGTCAGTTTAGTAAAGTCGATCCGGCGGAAATTTTAAACACAGGTCGGTTCAATTTTGACGAAGCGTCGCAGTCGGCGGGGTGGATTCAGGAGTTACTGAATCAGAAAAATGGGCAGGGACATACCCCTGAAACCGAAGAGTACGGCATCTCGTCGTTTGTTTTCCGTGACCGGCGACCCTTTCACCCCGTTCGTTTCTGGCATTATTTGAGCGAAAATTTTCCCGCTGGTATCATGCGGAGCAAAGGCCTGTTCTGGCTGGCATCCCGGCCCAATGATGCGCTGAACTTTAGTCAGGCCGGTGGGAGTTTGCGGGCCGAAGCCGCCGGAGTCTGGTGGGCCTCGATGCCATTTAGCCAGCGTGTTCAATACGGTTCCTTTCTGGAAAATCAGAAGTCGATCGAGTCACGCTGGCACAAGCGGTTTGGTGATCGGCAAAATGAGCTGGTCATCATCGGGCAGGATCTGAACGCCGACCGGATCACGAACGAATTGCAGGATTGTCTGTGTACCGAGCTGGAATTGAAGCACATGGAGATGGGTGGCATCTTCAAAGACCCGTTTCCCGTCTGGAAATAA
- a CDS encoding NAD(P)/FAD-dependent oxidoreductase, giving the protein MYSTVDSFDVIIVGGSYAGLSAALLLGRSLRSVLVIDGGKPCNRQTPHSHSYLTRDGETPAQIAAVAKEQVRHYPTVSFIDDLVITAQAESAGFLVKTAGGQQVQSRKLVLATGVYDIMPPISGFAECWGRSVLHCPYCHGYEAHGQRLGVLANGETAYEMALHIQHWSPTLTLFTNGPSTLTPDQQQDLNQLGIPLVETTIAAIDHQDGQLTNLRFADGSIQELDALFSRVPFRQHTDLAEQLGCTLADSGVISADNFGKTNVAGVFAAGDTSSPLRQVSTAVTSGSMAGVMINRELITEDLATRLANAEALP; this is encoded by the coding sequence ATGTATTCAACCGTTGATTCATTTGATGTCATCATTGTGGGTGGGAGCTACGCGGGACTAAGTGCGGCTCTACTGCTGGGCCGGTCATTACGCAGCGTGCTCGTAATTGATGGCGGGAAACCCTGTAACCGCCAGACCCCGCACTCGCACAGCTACCTGACCCGCGATGGCGAAACACCCGCTCAGATTGCCGCCGTTGCGAAGGAACAAGTACGCCACTACCCTACCGTTTCATTCATCGATGATCTGGTCATAACAGCGCAGGCTGAATCCGCTGGATTTTTGGTAAAAACGGCAGGCGGCCAACAGGTTCAGTCACGTAAACTGGTACTGGCCACTGGCGTGTATGACATCATGCCTCCAATCAGCGGTTTCGCGGAATGCTGGGGCCGGTCCGTGTTGCATTGCCCGTATTGTCACGGCTACGAAGCTCACGGTCAACGGCTTGGAGTACTGGCCAATGGCGAAACAGCGTATGAGATGGCCTTACACATTCAACACTGGAGTCCTACGTTGACGCTATTCACGAATGGTCCTTCCACGCTGACACCCGACCAGCAGCAGGACCTTAACCAGCTCGGCATACCCCTTGTCGAAACGACCATTGCCGCCATCGATCACCAGGATGGTCAACTGACAAACCTTCGTTTTGCCGATGGATCGATTCAGGAACTGGACGCTCTTTTTAGTCGCGTGCCGTTCCGGCAGCATACCGATCTGGCCGAACAGTTGGGTTGTACGCTTGCGGACTCGGGTGTGATCAGCGCAGATAACTTTGGCAAGACCAACGTAGCGGGCGTTTTTGCTGCGGGCGATACCAGTTCACCGTTGCGGCAGGTATCCACGGCTGTAACAAGCGGCAGCATGGCAGGTGTTATGATCAATCGGGAACTGATTACGGAGGATCTAGCCACGCGACTTGCTAATGCGGAAGCACTGCCTTAG
- the metE gene encoding 5-methyltetrahydropteroyltriglutamate--homocysteine S-methyltransferase, whose product MIAHNLGYPRIGSHRELKRASEQFWAQKITRQQLEETGRRIRQDNWLTQQQAGITLVPCNDFSFYDQVLDMSLTVGAIPERFRPLAGPDDDRLTLYFAMARGYQQNGLDLKAMEMTKWFDTNYHYIVPEFTANQAFELVSDKIFTEFDEARQTLGVTPKPVLIGPVSYLLLGKEKEADFDRLDLLDRLLPVYEQVLTRLQAQGADWVQLDEPCLSLDLTDQQREAFATTYNRIRRQFPQLNLLLASYFECYGANLNLAVQLPVHALHLDLVRCPSQLDDILQTDFVSTKTCLSLGVVDGRNIWINDLERSRTTIQRAVVALGQERVLIAPSCSLLHVPCDLNSEMRNEGLTPEIKQWLAFARQKLDEVATLVRLVNEPENEQVGNVLAKNQDALNARRSSALINRPAVRARLNALTEQDAQRGAAFAERQALQHERLQLPLFPTTTIGSFPQTDAVRTNRSTYKKGERTLDQYEKFIRVETEQAIRWQEEIGLDVLVHGEFERNDMVEYFGELLDGFAFSDNGWVQSYGSRCVKPPIIYGDVHRPAPMTVRWSAYAQSLTDKPVKGMLTGPVTILQWSFVRDDQPRRDTCLQIALAIHDEVVDLEKAGIQLIQIDEPALREGLPLRRENWDAYLNWAVMAFRVAASGAQDHTQIHTHMCYAEFNDIIHSIADLDADVITIETSRSQMELLDAFARFAYPNEIGPGVYDIHSPRVPTVDEMVELLQQATTVLPARNLWVNPDCGLKTRRWPETSLALKNMVQAAQTVRELVTESV is encoded by the coding sequence ATGATCGCACACAATCTCGGCTATCCACGAATCGGTAGCCACCGCGAACTCAAACGGGCCAGTGAACAATTCTGGGCCCAGAAAATTACCCGTCAACAGCTGGAAGAGACCGGTCGGCGTATTCGACAGGACAACTGGCTGACGCAGCAGCAGGCTGGCATTACGCTGGTTCCCTGCAATGATTTTTCGTTCTACGATCAGGTGCTGGACATGTCGCTGACCGTTGGGGCGATTCCCGAGCGGTTTCGACCACTGGCCGGTCCGGATGATGACCGACTGACCCTGTACTTCGCCATGGCGCGCGGCTATCAGCAGAACGGTCTGGACCTGAAGGCGATGGAAATGACAAAATGGTTCGATACCAACTACCATTACATCGTACCGGAATTTACCGCCAACCAAGCATTCGAACTCGTTTCTGACAAGATTTTTACCGAATTTGACGAAGCCCGGCAAACGCTCGGTGTTACGCCAAAACCTGTGCTCATTGGGCCGGTGTCGTATCTGCTGCTCGGGAAAGAAAAAGAAGCGGACTTCGACCGGCTGGATTTACTGGATCGTCTACTGCCGGTTTATGAGCAGGTGCTGACTCGTCTACAGGCGCAGGGGGCTGACTGGGTTCAACTCGACGAACCGTGTCTATCGCTCGATCTGACCGATCAGCAGCGCGAAGCATTCGCCACGACCTACAACCGAATTCGGCGTCAATTCCCGCAGCTGAACCTACTCCTGGCCTCGTACTTTGAATGCTATGGAGCCAACCTGAATCTGGCCGTACAGTTGCCGGTCCATGCGCTTCACCTCGATCTGGTGCGTTGCCCAAGTCAGTTAGACGACATCCTGCAAACGGACTTCGTGTCGACCAAAACGTGCCTGTCATTGGGCGTTGTTGATGGACGGAACATCTGGATCAATGATCTGGAGCGTTCGCGAACCACGATTCAGCGGGCGGTAGTCGCGTTGGGTCAAGAGCGAGTATTGATCGCGCCTTCCTGCTCGCTGTTGCACGTTCCCTGCGACCTGAATTCGGAAATGCGTAACGAAGGGCTGACGCCCGAAATCAAGCAATGGCTGGCCTTTGCCCGGCAGAAACTGGATGAAGTAGCCACACTGGTTCGCCTGGTTAATGAGCCGGAAAACGAGCAGGTCGGTAACGTGCTGGCCAAAAATCAGGATGCCCTGAACGCCCGCCGATCCTCTGCCCTCATCAATCGGCCCGCGGTACGGGCCCGGTTAAACGCACTGACTGAGCAGGATGCTCAACGCGGAGCCGCCTTTGCGGAACGGCAGGCACTTCAGCATGAGCGGTTGCAACTACCCCTGTTTCCGACGACGACGATTGGCTCATTTCCGCAAACGGATGCCGTTCGGACCAACCGGTCTACGTACAAAAAGGGCGAACGGACACTCGACCAGTACGAAAAATTTATTCGGGTCGAAACCGAACAGGCGATCCGGTGGCAGGAGGAAATTGGTCTGGACGTGCTGGTTCACGGCGAATTTGAGCGTAACGACATGGTTGAATATTTCGGCGAATTGCTCGACGGGTTTGCCTTCAGCGACAACGGCTGGGTGCAGAGCTACGGCTCCCGCTGCGTGAAACCGCCGATCATCTACGGAGATGTGCACCGCCCCGCCCCAATGACTGTACGCTGGTCGGCCTATGCGCAATCGCTGACCGACAAGCCGGTCAAGGGGATGCTTACGGGTCCGGTTACGATTCTGCAATGGTCGTTCGTGCGCGATGATCAGCCGCGTCGGGATACCTGTCTGCAAATCGCACTGGCCATTCATGATGAGGTCGTTGATCTGGAAAAAGCCGGTATTCAGCTTATACAGATTGATGAACCCGCGCTGCGTGAGGGTCTTCCGCTGCGTCGCGAAAACTGGGATGCTTACCTGAACTGGGCCGTTATGGCCTTTCGGGTGGCGGCTTCGGGCGCGCAGGATCATACGCAGATTCATACGCACATGTGCTACGCGGAGTTCAATGACATCATTCACTCGATCGCCGATCTGGATGCCGACGTGATTACAATTGAAACGTCCCGGTCGCAGATGGAGTTGCTGGATGCGTTTGCGCGTTTCGCCTATCCCAACGAGATTGGACCGGGCGTTTATGACATTCACAGTCCACGGGTGCCCACGGTCGATGAGATGGTTGAGCTGTTACAACAGGCGACAACGGTCCTTCCAGCCCGTAATTTATGGGTGAATCCAGACTGTGGCCTGAAAACCCGTCGGTGGCCCGAAACGAGCCTGGCGCTGAAAAATATGGTCCAGGCTGCCCAAACCGTCCGCGAATTAGTTACAGAGTCAGTATAA
- a CDS encoding cation diffusion facilitator family transporter, whose protein sequence is MAHEHHHDHSHSHAGHSHGPTVLTSVNRALVIGAVLNAVYVAVEFTLGVYYNSLALIADAGHNLSDVAGLLLSLLAFRLARIRQTPSFTYGYRKSTVLASLTNAVVLLVTIGAILWESIQRFRHPEPVAGGQVAWVAGFGILVNAGSALLFFRDKDHDLNIKGAYLHLAADALVSLGVVVAGIIISYTGWVWLDPVIGLVVAAVILGSTWRLLNDSLRLSLDGVPATIDLPAVLADLRAVAGVRDVHHVHVWAMSTTENALTAHLVLQPGLSDAAETALKADVRHRLLHRNIGHATLETEFSAEADCGAGECG, encoded by the coding sequence ATGGCGCACGAACACCATCACGACCATTCACATAGCCACGCCGGACACAGCCACGGACCCACAGTTCTGACGTCGGTGAACAGGGCGCTGGTCATTGGAGCCGTCCTGAACGCCGTGTATGTAGCCGTCGAATTTACGCTGGGCGTTTATTATAACTCACTGGCCCTCATTGCCGATGCGGGTCATAACCTCAGCGACGTAGCCGGTCTGTTACTTTCGCTGCTGGCCTTCCGGCTGGCGCGCATTCGTCAGACGCCGAGTTTCACGTACGGCTATCGTAAAAGCACCGTACTGGCCTCCCTGACCAACGCGGTTGTTCTGCTGGTTACGATCGGGGCTATTTTATGGGAAAGCATCCAGCGCTTTCGCCACCCTGAACCCGTTGCCGGGGGGCAGGTTGCCTGGGTCGCCGGATTTGGTATTCTCGTGAACGCGGGTTCGGCACTCCTGTTCTTCCGGGACAAAGACCACGACCTGAACATCAAGGGCGCTTATCTGCACCTGGCAGCCGATGCACTGGTATCGCTTGGCGTAGTGGTTGCGGGCATCATCATCAGTTACACCGGCTGGGTCTGGCTCGACCCCGTTATCGGGCTGGTGGTCGCTGCCGTTATTCTGGGTTCGACGTGGCGACTATTGAACGACAGTTTACGACTTTCACTCGATGGGGTTCCGGCCACGATTGATCTTCCCGCCGTACTCGCCGACCTGCGTGCTGTTGCGGGCGTGCGCGATGTACATCACGTTCATGTGTGGGCGATGAGCACTACCGAAAACGCCCTTACGGCGCATCTTGTCCTGCAACCGGGCTTGTCGGATGCTGCCGAGACGGCCCTAAAAGCCGACGTTCGGCATCGCTTGTTACACCGCAACATTGGCCACGCTACGCTCGAAACCGAGTTCAGTGCCGAAGCCGATTGTGGAGCCGGTGAATGCGGATAA